In Paenibacillus protaetiae, the genomic stretch TATTTTTATTATTGCGGCGAGCACGGACGGGCTGGACGGTTACATTGCCCGTAAAAACAAGCTTGTCACCAACCTTGGCAAGCTGCTTGATCCTCTTGCTGACAAGCTCCTCGTATCCGCTGTTTTGATCTCGCTTGTCGAGATGGACAAGCTGAGCGCGATCGTTGCGATTCTAATCGTCAGCCGCGAATTCGCTGTGACGGGGCTGCGCCAAATTGCACTGCTGGATGGTACGGTTGTAGCGGCCAGCAAGTGGGGGAAATGGAAAACAGCCATTCAAATTACGATGATTATTGTATTGCTGCTGAACAATTTTCCGTTTGAATACATCTCGTTCCCGTTTGATGTTGTCGTTACCTGGATTGCCGCATTGATTACGGTATACTCAGGCATTGATTATTTTATGAAAAACAAAACGTTACTGACAGCGAAATAATAGAAGCGGAGGCGTCGTGATGAAAGCAGAAATTATTGCGGTCGGAACAGAGCTGCTGCTCGGGCAAATCGTAAATACAAATGCCCAGTTCCTATCCCAGGAACTGGCATCTCTTGGCGTGGATGTTTATTTTCAAACCGTAGTCGGAGATAATGCGGCACGTTTGCGCCAAGCGATTGAAGTGGCGCGCAACCGCGCCGATCTGCTTGTATTCACCGGCGGTCTTGGGCCAACGCAGGATGACCTGACGAAAGATGTGCTGGCTGCGTATTTAAATCGCAACCTTCTTCTGCATGAGCCGTCCATGGCCAAAATCGAAGAATTGTTCAGTTCACGCGGCTCCCATATGGTTGAAAGCAACCGCCGCCAAGCGCTTATGATTGAAGGCGGCGAGCCGCTCGAGAATACGGCCGGGCTTGCTGTAGGCAATGGGCTTGAAGCGGACGGCACCTATTATATGCTGCTTCCAGGACCGCCGCGTGAAATGAAACCGATGATGGAAGGCCCAGGGAAAAACTGGATTATGCAAATTACCGGCCAGTCAGACCCGCTTTATTCGCGCCAGCTGAAGTTTGCGGGCATTGGCGAATCGAACTTGGAAGCGAAGCTGATCGATCTGATCGACGGGCAAGTTGATCCAACGATTGCTCCTTATGCGAAAGAAGGCGAAGTTGCAGTACGCGTCTCGACCAAAGCGCCGACGCAAGCGGAAGCTAACCGCAAAATCGACGAAACCGTTGATAAAATTAAAGCAATTGTAGGCGAGTTTCTATACGCGCAAGAGGACATCCCGCTTGAAGAAACAGTCGTACGGCTGCTTCGCGCTTCGAGGCGCAAGCTGGCGAGCGCAGAAAGCTTAAGCGGCGGGCTGTTTGCAGAATCGATTACAAGCATCCCGGGCAGCAGCGGCGAGTTTTGCGGCGGAGTTGTTACGTATACCAATGAGATGAAGCATAAGCTGCTTGGCATTCCGATGGCTCAGCTGCAGGGTGAAGGCGCTCCGGGGCAATCAGCGAATCGACAGCGAAGCTGATGGCGGAGCGGGTGCGCGAGATTGCCGATGCGGACTTTGGCGTATCGCTGACGGGGGTCGCAGGGCCGGCGCCGTCCGAAGGCAAGCCGGTGGGACTTGTTTATTACGCGATTGCCGAACGCGGCAAAGAAACTGTTGTTTATACCGGACAGTTTGCCGGCAACCGTGAAATTATCCGGGTACGTTCAGTAAAAGCGGCTTTATACCGTTTGTGGCAAGCATTAACAGCGAATGTGGAATAAAATAGTCGAACTTTGACGTTTGATGGCTTGTCAATCGTTAAGATTGGCGGTATAATACATGCTAGACGGAAGAACCGTGGCGAAGAATACTTTGCTGCGGTTTTTTTTCGTCCTGTTTTAGCCCTTGCATCAAAAAAAACGAATGTATGTTCGAAAAAATGCTTGGCAAGGGGTATGAAAAAAGGTATCATACTAATATAAATGATGAAGGATGTGAGTTGATTGTCGGATCGTCGCGCAGCATTGGAAATGGCATTGCGCCAAATCGAGAAACAATTCGGTAAAGGCTCGATTATGAAATTGGGCGAAACAGCAGGTATGCAAGTGGAAACAGTATCAAGCGGTTCGCTTGCTTTAGATATTGCATTAGGGATCGGCGGTTTTCCAAAAGGACGGATTATTGAAGTGTATGGACCGGAGTCATCCGGTAAAACAACGGTTGCGCTTCATGCGATTGCGGAAGTGCAGCGTACAGGCGGCCAAGCTGCGTTTATTGATGCGGAGCATGCGCTTGACCCGCTGTATGCAAGCAAACTGGGCGTCAATATTGACGAGTTGCTGCTTTCCCAGCCGGATACAGGCGAGCAAGCGCTTGAAATTGCAGAGGCGCTTGTACGCAGCGGCGCCGTTGATATTATCGTTATCGACTCGGTAGCTGCACTTGTGCCTAAAGCGGAAATCGAAGGCGAAATGGGCGATTCGCATGTTGGTTTGCAGGCTCGTCTCATGTCTCAAGCACTTCGCAAGCTGTCTGGCGCCATCAGTAAATCGAAGACGATTGCGATCTTTATTAACCAGCTGCGCGAGAAGGTTGGCGTAATGTTCGGCAACCCGGAAACGACGCCTGGCGGCCGCGCTTTGAAATTCTACTCCAGCGTTCGTCTGGATGTACGCCGCGTGGAAACGATCAAGCAAGGCAACGATATGGTCGGCAACCGCACCCGGATCAAAGTCGTGAAAAATAAAGTAGCTCCTCCATTCAAACAAGCGGAAATCGATATTATGTACGGTGAAGGCATTTCGAAGGAAGGCAGCATCGTTGATATCGGCACGGAGATGGATATCGTACAGAAGAGCGGAGCATGGTTCTCTTATAACGGCGAGCGCCTCGGCCAAGGCCGCGAGAATGCGAAGCAATATTTGAAGGATCATCAAGAAATTTCACATGCCATTGAAATGAAAATCCGCGAGGAAAGCAATTTGCAGACGGAAGCGGCAATGGCCAAAGGCGCTGCTGTCTCCGTCGATGAAGAAGAAGAGCCGGAATTTGATCTTAATTAATGAAATGGAGACGCCGTCCCAGCCGGGGCGGCGTAGCTTTTTTATAAACCGGAATAAAGGAGGCGCGGCGGCATGACGGAAGACCAACAAGCGGATAATGGGTTGTTTATAACGCTGGTGGAGCAGGATCGTTCGGAACGCCGCAGATACCGTATTTACGCAGGCGG encodes the following:
- the pgsA gene encoding CDP-diacylglycerol--glycerol-3-phosphate 3-phosphatidyltransferase, producing the protein MNLPNKITLARIFLVPIIMVFLLVKWDMGSLHLGDISITYNQIIAVLIFIIAASTDGLDGYIARKNKLVTNLGKLLDPLADKLLVSAVLISLVEMDKLSAIVAILIVSREFAVTGLRQIALLDGTVVAASKWGKWKTAIQITMIIVLLLNNFPFEYISFPFDVVVTWIAALITVYSGIDYFMKNKTLLTAK
- the recA gene encoding recombinase RecA; translated protein: MSDRRAALEMALRQIEKQFGKGSIMKLGETAGMQVETVSSGSLALDIALGIGGFPKGRIIEVYGPESSGKTTVALHAIAEVQRTGGQAAFIDAEHALDPLYASKLGVNIDELLLSQPDTGEQALEIAEALVRSGAVDIIVIDSVAALVPKAEIEGEMGDSHVGLQARLMSQALRKLSGAISKSKTIAIFINQLREKVGVMFGNPETTPGGRALKFYSSVRLDVRRVETIKQGNDMVGNRTRIKVVKNKVAPPFKQAEIDIMYGEGISKEGSIVDIGTEMDIVQKSGAWFSYNGERLGQGRENAKQYLKDHQEISHAIEMKIREESNLQTEAAMAKGAAVSVDEEEEPEFDLN